The Acidobacteriota bacterium genome has a segment encoding these proteins:
- a CDS encoding phosphotransferase: MLLPEGLHTQIKAVEPLAGDASVRRFFRLRTHTGASYVAVSYPPPSNGLHKTHLAMNEYLKRYRIPVPRILGVHEKGSLLVVEDLGEETLEAFFARESPRAARTYYKKAIDLLVTLQGAATDKLCPSDVAYQSILDEKKFMEELEHTYRYFLCGLLGVKPKPAQKLALQEGFRALARRAAQQPWVLCHRDYHSRNLLVREKGIGVVDYQDARRGPYTYDLASLLRDSYTSLTERFRTEMIGYFLSRSKNRWNGRPVREDFEYVSLQRNLKALGTFAYQKVERGTGRYLPYVQPTLKQVWLNLHRFEEEFDGLRKALRDCVAKADASLSAPSRRKGRGKKGRPSRAA, from the coding sequence ATGCTTTTGCCGGAGGGCTTGCACACACAAATCAAGGCCGTGGAGCCGCTCGCCGGGGACGCCTCGGTGCGACGCTTCTTCCGCCTCCGAACCCACACGGGAGCCTCCTACGTGGCGGTTTCCTATCCTCCCCCCTCCAACGGGCTGCACAAGACTCACCTGGCGATGAATGAGTACTTGAAAAGGTACCGCATCCCCGTCCCGCGCATCCTGGGCGTTCACGAAAAGGGGAGCCTCCTGGTGGTCGAGGACCTCGGCGAGGAAACGCTCGAAGCGTTCTTTGCGCGCGAGAGTCCGCGCGCGGCGCGCACCTACTACAAGAAGGCCATCGACCTGCTGGTCACGCTGCAGGGAGCGGCGACCGACAAGCTCTGCCCGAGCGACGTTGCGTACCAGAGCATCCTGGACGAAAAGAAGTTCATGGAGGAACTCGAACACACCTACCGCTACTTTCTTTGCGGCCTGCTGGGCGTGAAACCCAAGCCGGCGCAGAAGCTCGCCCTGCAGGAAGGTTTCCGCGCCCTCGCGCGCCGCGCCGCGCAGCAGCCCTGGGTTCTCTGCCACCGCGACTACCATTCGCGCAACCTGCTCGTTCGCGAAAAAGGCATCGGCGTCGTGGACTACCAGGACGCGCGCCGCGGGCCCTACACCTACGACCTCGCGTCCCTGCTGCGCGATTCCTACACGTCCCTCACGGAGCGCTTCCGGACGGAGATGATCGGCTATTTCCTCTCGCGCTCCAAGAATCGCTGGAACGGACGGCCCGTCCGGGAAGATTTTGAATACGTGAGCCTCCAGCGCAACCTCAAGGCCCTCGGCACGTTCGCCTACCAGAAGGTGGAGCGCGGCACGGGGCGCTACCTGCCTTACGTTCAGCCCACCCTGAAGCAGGTGTGGCTGAACCTGCACCGCTTCGAGGAGGAATTCGACGGCCTGCGCAAGGCCCTGCGGGACTGCGTGGCCAAGGCCGACGCATCACTTTCCGCTCCCTCCCGCCGCAAGGGCCGCGGCAAAAAAGGGCGGCCTTCGCGAGCCGCGTAG